The following nucleotide sequence is from Phycisphaera sp..
TGGTGGGTTGCGGCATAAGCCCGCGGCTCAGCCAAGCCTGGAGTTCTTGTTGATCGGGCGTGACCCGTTCGCCGGCGCGCACGCGCTGCACGCCCTCGACGACAACGGCTTCGCCTCCCTCCAGCCCCGATCGAATGACTCGCAGCCCATCGATGATGGGGCCCGGCGTGACGTAACGGATGGCAGCGACGCCCTCCGAGTCGATCACGAACACGAACTTGCGAGTCTGGTCGGTTCCGATGGCCTGGTCGGGGATGAGCACCGCTTGATACTCGCCGCTGCCGAGAAGGCGGAGCCGGACGAAGAGGCCCGGTGTGAGCAGGCCATCTGGATTGGGCAGGATGGCCCGGCCCTCGATCGTGCCAGTTGAGGGGTCGAGCCGGTTGTCAACGAAGTCCATCGTGCCCTTGTGGGGGAAGCCTTCTTCGTCGAGCAGCGAGACCTCGACGGGGTTGGCCGTCTCGCGAGAACTCGGACGATCGCCGCGTCGTGCTAGGCGGGAATACCGCAAGAAGTCCTGCTCGCTCGCGGTGAACACACAATGAATGGGGTCGAGCGAGACGACGGTGGTGAGCAGTGTGGCGTTGGACGCGCCACCGCTGATCAGGTTACCCACGTTGACAAGGTCGCTGCTTACGCGCCCACGGATGGGGCTGCGGATCTGCGTGAATCCGAGATCGAGCTCGGCCGATCGAACGCGAGCGATCGTGGCCTGGAACTCGGCTTCGGCCTGCATCACTCCCGTGCTACGAGTCTCGAACTCCTCGGTTGTCATGCCTCCGGCATCTCGGGCTTGCTCGGCACGCTTGAGATCATTGCGAGCCAGTTCGAGAGCGGCAGAAGCCCTGGCCTGCTCGGCCTTGGCCACGTCGTGGATCGCTTGGTACGGCCTGGGATCGATCACGAAGAGCAGGTCACCGACCTCCACGATCTGCCCATCGGTGAAGTGGACCGATTCCAGATAGCCATCCACACGAGCTCGGATCTCGACCGAGTCGACCGGTTCGAGTCGGCCCGTGTACTCATCCCACTCGCGGACGGTCCGGTCTGTGGCAGGGACAACGGTGACCGACGGAGGCGGCGGCGGGGGCGGCTCGGGCTCATCCGAGCACGCGAGTAGCAACGCGGAACAGCTAAAAAGACAAAACACACGAATCAAAGCGTGCGGGAACGAACGCAATCGGAATACCACTTGCATGATGCCCCCAGACTCGCTGTCTGTCACACGCACCGATACCCGTTGCATAGTGCAACTACAAACCAATGAATGTCGTACAATATAGCTCAGGCACGCGAGCACCGGAGGTGTGGCTCGGATGGCGAATCATGCATGGATACCCAGGTAAAATTAGGGGTATCAGGGATAATCTCGGATTGCGAGGGAATGCCCGGGCGCTATTCTGCGGGTGCGCAGCAATGGCCAACAGACTTCGCACGAGAGCCTCAACTCTGTCGGCGATAAGAATTACCACATGCCGTGTTCGCTGGTCTCAATTCCTGTGCCAGCGCTGGGGCTAGCGATCTACAAGCTGGTTTAGGATTCGTATTGATCAGCCCGGTACCACGCTTCCTCGCACCCCACCTCGAACACTGTCTGGAACGCTAGGATGTCAAGGTTGGTGAAGCCGCTGTCGCTGCTGAAACCGACCACGTTCTCGTTCGGCAAGGAGACAAACAGTCGGCGCCTGTGGTCCCACCGCGTTACCGCCCTGGGCTATCAGCTCTAGCGCGAACACCGATTTAATAGCTCGAATAGTCGCATGATGAACTACCAGCAGCCGGATTTGTCAGTGCAGAGCCACGTCGGCTAGACCAAGCAGTTCTGGGTTCTCTATGATCGTCGATGCCACACAATGATCAGACACACGGGACCGAGGCGGCTCCGGCCACCCGTGATGATCGGCACGCGTTCCCCCGATTGAGTGAGGAACACATCGATCGGATTCGACAATTCGGGCAGGTTGAGCATCTCGACGAGGGCGCCTTGCTGTTCACCCAAGGCCAGCGTTCGGTCGACTTCTTTGTCGTGCTTCGCGGTCGTGTAGAGATCTTCTACGACTCGGCCGATTCTGATTCAGTACCCGACGTCGTGCATGTTCACCACGAGCGGGGGTTTACCGGTGAGCTCGATCTATTTAGTGATCGCAAGATCCTCGTGAGCGGCCGCGTGATGCCAACAGACCCAGACGGCCCCCAACCGAGTGTGATTCGTGTACCGAGAGATCGGTTTGCCAGGTTGTTAACTGCTGAGCCTGACATCGGGAACATCGTCATTCGGGCGTTCATCCTTCGGCGGCTCGGCCTCGTTGACAATAGCCAGGGCGCAGTGACGCTTGTTGGTGACAAATTAACCGGTGGCATGCTCGAACTGGAGCGGTTCCTGCATCGAAACTCACATCCAGTCCGGGTAGTCGGCATCGATGGTCGCGATGCCGACATGCTCGACGTCGGCTTGTCGAAGACCGACCTCGAACCGAAGAACCTGCCACTGGCGATGTGCCCTGGTGGTGCTGTGTTGCATAACCCGACCAGAGCAAAGTTGGCTGATTGCCTGGGGTTGACCGAGTTGCCTGCTGACGGGCATATCTATGACGTTGCAGTGGTTGGGGCTGGCCCTGCGGGCTTAGCGGCTGCTGTGTATGCCGCGAGCGAGGGTCTTTCGACTCTCGTACTCGAATCAGAAGCGCCGGGTGGGCAAGCGGGTAGCAGTAGCCGGATCGAGAACTATCTTGGTTTCCCGGTTGGTCTAAGTGGGTTGGAACTCGCGGGTCGGGCGCAAGTCCAGGCGCAAAAATTCGGAGCACGGCTCACGGTCCCGCGCCGGGTCACCCAGCTTGAGGTTTGTGAGCGTCAAGGCCACGGCTATTCCTTGCATCTTGACGAGGGCCGTCCGGTTCGATCTCGGAGCGTGGTCGTCGCTTGCGGTGCCACGTGGAGGCGGCTCGATCTCGATGACGCATCAAGATTCGAGAACAATGGCTTGCACTTTGCAGCAACATCCGTGGAAGCCGAATTGTGTAGTGGGAGCGAAGTGGTGGTTGTTGGCGGGGGGAACTCGGCTGGGCAAGCGGCTGTATACTTGAGCCGGTACGCTCGCTGCGTGCATATGTTGATCCGAGGTACTAGCCCAGCGCGGAGCATGAGCGATTACTTACTACGCCGGATAGAGGCGTCGGATCGTATCAAGCTCACGACCAACTCCTCACTGACTGGGCTCCATGGAGACTCGTGGCTAGAGGGCGCAGAGTGGAAGGTGGGTTCTGAGACTGTCTCGAAGCCTGTCAGGCACATCTTTTTGCTGATTGGTGCGATTGCGAATACCCAGTGGTTGAGGAACAGTGTGCAACTTGATGGGAAAGGCTTTATCTGTACCGGTGGGGCAGTTCACCGGCGCGATACGGAGGACGGTCTGGCATGGCGATCCGATCGTCCCCCGCACCCCCTCGAAACGAGTCTGCCGGGCGTGTTCGCCGCCGGCGACGTTCGCGCGGGGAGTGTCAAACGTGTGGCAAGTGCTGTTGGCGAGGGCTCGGTGTGCGTGCAGGATGTTCACAGGGTGCTCGACGAACAACGTGCCCAGTCGAATGCGTAAGTACAAAAGGTAAGGTACGCTATGAAGTATGTGGCCTACCCTCCCAGAAGTCAGGTCATCACCTGCGAAGATGCGGTGTGTAGACTAGTTTCTTGAGGCAACGGCCATAGCGCTGCCTTTGCTATGGGCTTGACCACAATCTCTTGGCTACAGATACCTTGCTACTAGTTGCTAAGCGAATACCGCAGATACTCGCCGTGAGTAATCTGTTGACCTCTAGAGGAGAATTCAGCGGAACTCACCCCGAGGCGCGAAAACGCCCGTTTTGGGAACTCATCTGGAACTCAGCGGGTGTTTCGTCTCGAAGAAACGGCCCTAGCAGGCGCTCAGACGGGCTATTTGAAGACAAGCGGGGTGTGATCCGGGATATGCCTTGACGTCTCTTGCGCCATCCAGAGCTGGGCACTGTGTGGCTTGTGTTTGGAGGTATCAAATTGAGCATTGCATCGAGAGCCGCGAGGTCGCCAGTCCGAGAGTCAACTGTGCGGGCTGCAGACAGGCACGGGTTCCGGGCAGATTGCAAGTGTCCGTTCTGTCCAAAATCAAGGTATGATACCAGCACTAAGTGTTTGATATTCCACATCTTACCGCAGTCCGCCTTCAACACTCCGGACATTGAAGAGGCTGGATGTTGAAGCAGGTTGCAGGGTCTAGAGTTGGTCCCGATGGATACTGCCGGATCCCATACGATACACGAGGTAACCAAACCGAATAAAACACTATTAGCAACGTTCCACAGCAGTTTCGAGGCATAGCCTATGACGCCTACCACTGGTTCGCCACACGCCGAGATCACCTACGGTGGTTCATCGATACGCCATGCAGGAACAATCTGGTCACCCGAGATTGCTCGTTTGAGATAACGCGGGTGTGCATTTGGTGTGGCCAGTGCATTCTGGCAACTGGGGTGAGAGATTCGATGGTGACCATCGACTGAACGACCGGGCGTGTTGTTAGCCGGGCCCCTTTTAGGACTGAATCGGGATAGGCGGACCAGCGTGGTCAGACGAAGCGATCTGGCTGTACCAGGGCTGATGTGCGGTACACGACGATCGCTTGAATCGGAACCGCTCGATCTGTGGTTGTGTCTGTGCTGTGCTTTGGTTTGGTCTGCGAGCGGCGAGGCCGACAGGCGGGGTGTGGGCGAGAACGCCTATGGTTCGCCGGCCGATCAGATGAATCGAAAATAGGAGGCGTCCATTATGTCGCGGGTGTTGGCCTTGGTGTCCTTGATCGCTTTCTTGGCAATGTGCGTCGGCTGTGGTGGCGGGAAGACCGCCGGCCGGTATGACGTGACCATGCAATTGGGTACAAGCGTTCGCGGAGCAGACGGCCAGGCCATCCCGTCATTGGAAGCCGACCTCGTTGGCGTGAGCGACTTCGACATGGAGCGATGGTCGAACCACTCCATGACGGAGTACTTTAGTGGGCAGGACACGTTGCGAGCCGAGGCTCCCAAGCACACGGTGCAGTTCTCGAACGAGAGCCCCGATCCAAAGACGCTCGATGCCAAGGACCCGATTTGGGATACTTGGAAACAGCGGTCGGCGACGCACGTATTCGTGATCATCAACCTCCCGGGCGTGCGAGAGGACCGGGCTGGCGACCAAGACCCGCGTCGGCTGATCCTGCCGTTGGCGAAGAACCGCTGGTCGAGCAAGCAGATCCTGATCGAGGTGCAACGCAGCGGCCTGGTTCCATTGACACGCGTTCGTCCGGCTGAAAACTAGCGTGGGGCTGGCATGATGCGGACTTCGAGCGGTGGCTCTGATGCCCGCCGTGAGATATCGCGAGGGGCGATCAGGGCGTGCGCGATCGAGCGTGGGCCGGATGGTGTGGCCGTCCGCAAGCGGCTCGTGGTCGATCGTGAGGTCGTGGGTGAGCGGCGGTGGCGCATCGAGTCCGACCGGTTTGCGGCGATGGCGGAACGCCAAGCTGAGTTGGCCGAGTCGTGTCCGGCAGTCGCTCGCGTAGTCGCGTCGGGCACGGGCGAGGTTGTTACTCCGTATTGTCCGTTCTCGGGCGAGACTCTGCTTCGCCATTGCATGAAGCCGTCACCCGAACTCTTGCGAGTGATCGCGATCGCCGCTCTTGAGAGCCTTCGTGTGCTTCACGCATCAGGTGGTACACACGGGAACGTGAAAGCGGGCAACATCCTGCTGCCACGGCTCTCGTTGCGGTCTGCCGGAGTTCTACTGACAGATCCCGGGTCTGATGTCAACGTCTCGGCGGACGAGGATGTCCGGAGTGTGGGGGCGTTCCTGCACTTCTTTGCCACGGGGCAAGCGAGTTGTGAGGACGGAGTGGCGTCGTTCGAACGATGGAGCCACTTGGGATCGAGTGCTGAGGTCTGGTGTCGCGTGGTCCATGGCCTGGTCGATGGGGACGTTGGCCCAGAAGAGGCGATCACTCAAATACGCGGTTCGACGCGCGGAGCCGCGCCACGATCACGAGTGGTTGCCGCAGTTGCGGTGCCACTGGTAGTGGTCTCGGTGGCTGGCGGCATCCTGGTGTTTCAGAACGAGCCCGATCCCAAGCCGGAAGCCATGACGTGGGATGCGCAGAGTCAGAAGCAGTGGGAGGCATTGTGTTCGGCGAGCGATCGTTGGTTGCTGCGATTTGTTCAGGAGGTCTCGACCGACGTATTAGAGCGTGACGAGCATCTGGACCGGGAGGTCGTTTCGAGCATTCGGGGGGTGCGTGATGGCTCGCTTGTGGTGGATCCACGAGCTATTGCTGGGGTCGAGGGGATGCCGACGTACGCGGATCTTGCCCAACAATGGAACGCGCTGGGTGGAGAATCTCCGGATGAGGCGACCGTTCGGCGGGCCGCTGGGGTGGCTGTTTCGATCGAGCGGGCACTAACCGAAGACCGGTGGCCATTGCTCGATCGCCTCGCGGATCTTGAGGTGTTGTTCAAGGATCGTGGTTGGAACGGATTGGC
It contains:
- a CDS encoding FAD-dependent oxidoreductase, translated to MPHNDQTHGTEAAPATRDDRHAFPRLSEEHIDRIRQFGQVEHLDEGALLFTQGQRSVDFFVVLRGRVEIFYDSADSDSVPDVVHVHHERGFTGELDLFSDRKILVSGRVMPTDPDGPQPSVIRVPRDRFARLLTAEPDIGNIVIRAFILRRLGLVDNSQGAVTLVGDKLTGGMLELERFLHRNSHPVRVVGIDGRDADMLDVGLSKTDLEPKNLPLAMCPGGAVLHNPTRAKLADCLGLTELPADGHIYDVAVVGAGPAGLAAAVYAASEGLSTLVLESEAPGGQAGSSSRIENYLGFPVGLSGLELAGRAQVQAQKFGARLTVPRRVTQLEVCERQGHGYSLHLDEGRPVRSRSVVVACGATWRRLDLDDASRFENNGLHFAATSVEAELCSGSEVVVVGGGNSAGQAAVYLSRYARCVHMLIRGTSPARSMSDYLLRRIEASDRIKLTTNSSLTGLHGDSWLEGAEWKVGSETVSKPVRHIFLLIGAIANTQWLRNSVQLDGKGFICTGGAVHRRDTEDGLAWRSDRPPHPLETSLPGVFAAGDVRAGSVKRVASAVGEGSVCVQDVHRVLDEQRAQSNA
- a CDS encoding efflux RND transporter periplasmic adaptor subunit, whose protein sequence is MLLACSDEPEPPPPPPPSVTVVPATDRTVREWDEYTGRLEPVDSVEIRARVDGYLESVHFTDGQIVEVGDLLFVIDPRPYQAIHDVAKAEQARASAALELARNDLKRAEQARDAGGMTTEEFETRSTGVMQAEAEFQATIARVRSAELDLGFTQIRSPIRGRVSSDLVNVGNLISGGASNATLLTTVVSLDPIHCVFTASEQDFLRYSRLARRGDRPSSRETANPVEVSLLDEEGFPHKGTMDFVDNRLDPSTGTIEGRAILPNPDGLLTPGLFVRLRLLGSGEYQAVLIPDQAIGTDQTRKFVFVIDSEGVAAIRYVTPGPIIDGLRVIRSGLEGGEAVVVEGVQRVRAGERVTPDQQELQAWLSRGLMPQPTTTQGEPSPTESETPSEAPAAGDEG